In Theropithecus gelada isolate Dixy chromosome 13, Tgel_1.0, whole genome shotgun sequence, one DNA window encodes the following:
- the LOC112605291 gene encoding small ubiquitin-related modifier 3-like, whose amino-acid sequence MSEEKPKEGVKTENDHINLKVAGQDGSVVQFKITRHTPLSKLMKAYCERQGLSMKQIRFRFDGQPINETDTPAQLEMEEEDTIDVFQQQTGGAPESSRPQRLLRKLKDIHHNDFPLSDVLQVQLETISAGMNL is encoded by the exons ATGTCCGAGGAGAAGCCCAAGGAGGGCGTGAAGACAGAGAATGACCACATCAACCTGAAGGTGGCCGGGCAGGACGGCTCCGTGGTGCAGTTCAAGATCACGAGGCACACGCCACTGAGCAAGCTGATGAAGGCCTACTGCGAGAGGCAGGGTTTGTCAATGAAACAGATTAGATTCAGGTTTGACGGGCAGCCAATTAATGAAACCGACACTCCAGCACAGctggagatggaggaggaggacacCATTGACGTGTTCCAGCAGCAGACAGGAGGTGCGCCGGAGAGCAGC CGACCACAAAGGCTTCTGCGGAAACTCAAGGACATTCACCACAATGATTTTCCTCTCTCTGATGTACTTCAAGTGCAACTCGAAACTATATCTGCAGGGATGAATCTGTAA